A portion of the Osmerus mordax isolate fOsmMor3 chromosome 22, fOsmMor3.pri, whole genome shotgun sequence genome contains these proteins:
- the ptk2ba gene encoding protein-tyrosine kinase 2-beta isoform X7: MSGDTATLSWRNVEPTSQSKLLDPTKTVAGNNTPAKIIKVCFTSNGSILGKNFKLVRCEDGWTIRAVVGAVLSSGCIGAGIRHAHCYGLLLKHLKSSEEHWLHPDLTVSELALRYQQQHLEAEWRYDLRIRYIPAEFMAKFKEDKTTMTFFYQQVRSDYMQHHASKVSDGMALQLGCLEIRRFYKDMNPNGLEKKTNFELLEKDVGLDLFFPRELIDSMKPKHLRKLVQQTFQGYSSLQEDQCMDRFFTALATCHDYTHESFACELVQDWKLAVDLVIGSAGVCHRADKSSVPVCLASFSQIQSIKCSQQEDNRGLLTVGIKESKQPLLVNTPSLATTENMADLIDGYCRLVNSTEASVIVRTCKRRVSNIALPAIPTCRSKEDSSVSVHGRRVGSEIYAEIPEGKEDRESRFRLSRDDIIVGRILGEGFFGEVHDGMYKSPTGERVRVAVKTCKDCSDEVKEKFLSEAVLMKSLDHPHIVRLIGAIEEDPVWIVMELYECGELGNYLVEKQHSLSRVTLVLYSLQICKALAYLEGLNMVHRDIAVRNVLVASSDCVKLGDFGLSRYIEEQEEYYKASVSRLPIKWMAPESINFRRFTSASDVWMFGVCVWEVLSVGQQPFFWLQNGEVINQLEVGVRLPQPPLCPGELYSLLTQCWSYDPHTRPRFTKVVCELSDIYRKMEKQQEGDRMTEAPPKPSRPSKPPGVHGNTLPPGMRMERLGSLRGSSAALNSSSCGWNTGGSLPRSLQRQMSFGEGEADERQAWERERVEDTLRRQKQEMQSDKRWLEQEERLLDPSVKPDLEVPMLPERETGGAGAPEKPPKPASQQQMPTAELDRSGDQVYLGVMAMVKDVVELKNKVNTLPASEYPNAVKAVALTLRSLICSVDEILPSLHSSVRTEIEGTERLLNKDLGELISKMRLAQQNSVTSLKEECCKQMLSAAHTLALDSKNLLDAVDQARVRANLARPTPDSPGPDSPRPDSPGPDPPGTDSAQPSATVL, translated from the exons ATGTCGGGGGACACCGCCACCCTGTCCTGGAGGAATGTTGAGCCAACCAGCCAATCAAAGCTGTTAGACCCCACAAAGACGGTTGCCGGTAACAACACTCCAGCGAAGATCATCAAAGTGTGTTTCACCAGCAACGGCTCCATCCTGGGGAAGAACTTTAAACTGGTCCGGTGTGAGGATGGATGGACCATCAGG GCTGTGGTGGGTGCGGTGTTGTCCAGCGGGTGTATCGGAGCGGGGATTCGCCACGCACACTGCTACGGCCTCCTGCTCAAACACCTCAAGTCCAGCGAGGAGCACTGGCTGCACCCTGACCTCACTGTGTCAGAGCTCGCCCTGCGCTACCAGCAGCAGCACCTGGAGGCCGAGTggag atatGATCTGAGGATAAGGTACATCCCAGCTGAATTTATGGCGAAGTTTAAAGAGGACAAAACCACCATGACGTTCTTCTACCAACAG gtgcGTAGTGACTACATGCAGCACCATGCCAGTAAAGTGAGTGATGGCATGGCCTTGCAGTTAGGCTGTCTGGAGATTAG GAGATTCTATAAGGATATGAACCCCAACGGACTGGAAAAGAAGACCAATTTCGAACTACTGGA AAAGGATGTGGGTCTTGATTTATTTTTTCCCAGGGAGTTAATAGACAGCATGAAG CCTAAGCACCTCCGTAAGCTGGTGCAGCAGACGTTCCAGGGCTACTCCAGCCTGCAGGAGGACCAGTGCATGGATCGCTTCTTCACCGCGCTGGCCACCTGCCACGACTACACACATGAGAGCTTCGCCTGCGAACTGGTG CAAGATTGGAAACTGGCAGTAGACCTGGTCATTGGTTCTGCAGGGGTCTGCCATCGTGCTGACAAAAGCTCTGTG cctgtttGCTTGGCCAGTTTCTCTCAGATACAAAGTATTAAATGTTCCCAGCAAGAAGACAACAGAGGACTGCTCACAGTCGGTATCAAGGAATCCAAACAG cCTCTGCTGGTGAACACGCCCTCTTTGGCCACAACTGAGAACATGGCTGACCTCATAGATGGTTACTGTCGCCTGGTGAACTCCACGGAGGCCTCTGTCATAGTCAGGACGTGCAAGAGGAGAGTGTCCAATATCGCTCTACCTGCCATCCCCacatg CAGGAGCAAGGAGGACTCTAGTGTAAGTGTTCACGGACGCCGTGTGG GTTCTGAGATCTACGCTGAGATCCCAGAAGGTAAAGAAGACCGTG agagCAGGTTCCGCCTGTCTAGAGATGACATCATTGTGGGACGCATCCTGGGGGAGGGCTTCTTTGGAGAGGTGCATGATGGGATGTATAAAAGCCCA acaggggagagagttcGAGTAGCAGTGAAGACGTGTAAGGACTGTAGTGACGAGGTGAAGGAGAAGTTTCTGAGTGAGGCTG TGTTGATGAAGAGTCTGGACCACCCCCACATCGTGCGCCTGATTGGGGCGATCGAAGAGGACCCTGTGTGGATCGTCATGGAGCTCTATGAatgtggggag ttggGGAACTACTTGGTTGAGAAGCAGCACAGTCTGAGCAGGGTGACTCTGGTCCTCTACAGTCTGCAGATCTGCAAAGCTCTGGCCTACCTGGAGGGCCTTAACATGGTGcacag AGACATAGCGGTGCGGAACGTTCTAGTGGCATCTTCTGACTGTGTGAAGTTGGGAGACTTCGGCCTGTCTCGCTACattgaggagcaggaggagtacTATAaag CGTCTGTGAGCCGATTGCCTATCAAGTGGATGGCCCCAGAGTCCATCAACTTCAGACGGTTCACCTCTGCTAGTGATGTCTGGATGTTTG gcgtgtgtgtgtgggaggtgctgTCTGTGGGGCAGCAGCCGTTCTTCTGGCTACAGAACGGGGAGGTGATCAaccagctggaggtaggggtgcgtctgccccagccccccctctgccccgggGAGCTCTACTCCCTGCTGACGCAGTGCTGGAGCTATGACCCCCACACACGGCCCCGCTTCACAAAGGTGGTCTGTGAGCTCAG tgatatATACAGGAAGATGGAAAAGCAGCAGGaaggtgacaggatgacagaaGCCCCCCCTAAG CCATCAAGGCCATCAAAGCCACCTGGTGTCCATGGGAACACTCTCCCTCCGGGCATGCGGATGGAG agacTAGGGTCTCTGCGTGGAAGCTCCGCTGCGCTCAATAGCTCCTCATGCGGTTGGAACACTGGTGGCTCCCTCCCACGGTCACTGCAGCGACAGATGAGCTTTGG ggagggagaggcagatgaGAGGCAggcgtgggagagagagagggtggaggacacACTGCGAAGACAGAAGCAGGAAATGCAATCTGACAAGCGGtggctggagcaggaggagaggctgcta GATCCATCTGTTAAACCAGATTTGGAGGTTCCTATg ctgccagagagggagacaggaggagcag GTGCTCCAGAGAAGCCTCCTAAGCCAGCAAGCCAACAG CAGATGCCCACTGCTGAGCTGGACCGATCAGGTGACCAGGTGTACCTTGGTGTCATGGCGATGGTGAAGGACGTGGTTGAGCTGAAGAACAAAGTCAACACACTGCCGGCCTCAGAGTATCCCAACGCTGTGAAG GCGGTGGCTTTAACTCTTCGTAGTTTGATTTGTAGTGTTGATGAGATCCTGCCATCCCTGCACAGCTCTGTAAGGACAGAG ATTGAGGGCACTGAGAGACTGCTGAATAAAGACCTGGGGGAGCTGATCAGTAAGATGCGATTGGCCCAGCAGAactctgtgacatcactgaAGGAGGAGTGCTGCAAGCAGATGCTTTCCGCCGCCCACACGCTGGCACTGGACTCTAAGAACCTGCTGGACGCCGTGGACCAGGCCCGGGTCAGAGCCAACCTGGCCAGACCAACGCCAGACTCACCGGGGCCAGACTCACCGAGGCCAGACTCACCAGGGCCAGACCCACCGGGGACAGACTCAGCCCAACCAAGTGCCACGGTTCTATGA
- the ptk2ba gene encoding protein-tyrosine kinase 2-beta isoform X3 has translation MSGDTATLSWRNVEPTSQSKLLDPTKTVAGNNTPAKIIKVCFTSNGSILGKNFKLVRCEDGWTIRAVVGAVLSSGCIGAGIRHAHCYGLLLKHLKSSEEHWLHPDLTVSELALRYQQQHLEAEWRYDLRIRYIPAEFMAKFKEDKTTMTFFYQQVRSDYMQHHASKVSDGMALQLGCLEIRRFYKDMNPNGLEKKTNFELLDVCLSPFRKDVGLDLFFPRELIDSMKPKHLRKLVQQTFQGYSSLQEDQCMDRFFTALATCHDYTHESFACELVQDWKLAVDLVIGSAGVCHRADKSSVPVCLASFSQIQSIKCSQQEDNRGLLTVGIKESKQPLLVNTPSLATTENMADLIDGYCRLVNSTEASVIVRTCKRRVSNIALPAIPTWSKEDSSVSVHGRRVGSEIYAEIPEGKEDRESRFRLSRDDIIVGRILGEGFFGEVHDGMYKSPTGERVRVAVKTCKDCSDEVKEKFLSEAVLMKSLDHPHIVRLIGAIEEDPVWIVMELYECGELGNYLVEKQHSLSRVTLVLYSLQICKALAYLEGLNMVHRDIAVRNVLVASSDCVKLGDFGLSRYIEEQEEYYKASVSRLPIKWMAPESINFRRFTSASDVWMFGVCVWEVLSVGQQPFFWLQNGEVINQLEVGVRLPQPPLCPGELYSLLTQCWSYDPHTRPRFTKVVCELSDIYRKMEKQQEGDRMTEAPPKPSRPSKPPGVHGNTLPPGMRMERLGSLRGSSAALNSSSCGWNTGGSLPRSLQRQMSFGEGEADERQAWERERVEDTLRRQKQEMQSDKRWLEQEERLLDPSVKPDLEVPMLPERETGGAGAPEKPPKPASQQQMPTAELDRSGDQVYLGVMAMVKDVVELKNKVNTLPASEYPNAVKAVALTLRSLICSVDEILPSLHSSVRTEIEGTERLLNKDLGELISKMRLAQQNSVTSLKEECCKQMLSAAHTLALDSKNLLDAVDQARVRANLARPTPDSPGPDSPRPDSPGPDPPGTDSAQPSATVL, from the exons ATGTCGGGGGACACCGCCACCCTGTCCTGGAGGAATGTTGAGCCAACCAGCCAATCAAAGCTGTTAGACCCCACAAAGACGGTTGCCGGTAACAACACTCCAGCGAAGATCATCAAAGTGTGTTTCACCAGCAACGGCTCCATCCTGGGGAAGAACTTTAAACTGGTCCGGTGTGAGGATGGATGGACCATCAGG GCTGTGGTGGGTGCGGTGTTGTCCAGCGGGTGTATCGGAGCGGGGATTCGCCACGCACACTGCTACGGCCTCCTGCTCAAACACCTCAAGTCCAGCGAGGAGCACTGGCTGCACCCTGACCTCACTGTGTCAGAGCTCGCCCTGCGCTACCAGCAGCAGCACCTGGAGGCCGAGTggag atatGATCTGAGGATAAGGTACATCCCAGCTGAATTTATGGCGAAGTTTAAAGAGGACAAAACCACCATGACGTTCTTCTACCAACAG gtgcGTAGTGACTACATGCAGCACCATGCCAGTAAAGTGAGTGATGGCATGGCCTTGCAGTTAGGCTGTCTGGAGATTAG GAGATTCTATAAGGATATGAACCCCAACGGACTGGAAAAGAAGACCAATTTCGAACTACTGGA tgtgtgtttatctcctTTCAGAAAGGATGTGGGTCTTGATTTATTTTTTCCCAGGGAGTTAATAGACAGCATGAAG CCTAAGCACCTCCGTAAGCTGGTGCAGCAGACGTTCCAGGGCTACTCCAGCCTGCAGGAGGACCAGTGCATGGATCGCTTCTTCACCGCGCTGGCCACCTGCCACGACTACACACATGAGAGCTTCGCCTGCGAACTGGTG CAAGATTGGAAACTGGCAGTAGACCTGGTCATTGGTTCTGCAGGGGTCTGCCATCGTGCTGACAAAAGCTCTGTG cctgtttGCTTGGCCAGTTTCTCTCAGATACAAAGTATTAAATGTTCCCAGCAAGAAGACAACAGAGGACTGCTCACAGTCGGTATCAAGGAATCCAAACAG cCTCTGCTGGTGAACACGCCCTCTTTGGCCACAACTGAGAACATGGCTGACCTCATAGATGGTTACTGTCGCCTGGTGAACTCCACGGAGGCCTCTGTCATAGTCAGGACGTGCAAGAGGAGAGTGTCCAATATCGCTCTACCTGCCATCCCCacatg GAGCAAGGAGGACTCTAGTGTAAGTGTTCACGGACGCCGTGTGG GTTCTGAGATCTACGCTGAGATCCCAGAAGGTAAAGAAGACCGTG agagCAGGTTCCGCCTGTCTAGAGATGACATCATTGTGGGACGCATCCTGGGGGAGGGCTTCTTTGGAGAGGTGCATGATGGGATGTATAAAAGCCCA acaggggagagagttcGAGTAGCAGTGAAGACGTGTAAGGACTGTAGTGACGAGGTGAAGGAGAAGTTTCTGAGTGAGGCTG TGTTGATGAAGAGTCTGGACCACCCCCACATCGTGCGCCTGATTGGGGCGATCGAAGAGGACCCTGTGTGGATCGTCATGGAGCTCTATGAatgtggggag ttggGGAACTACTTGGTTGAGAAGCAGCACAGTCTGAGCAGGGTGACTCTGGTCCTCTACAGTCTGCAGATCTGCAAAGCTCTGGCCTACCTGGAGGGCCTTAACATGGTGcacag AGACATAGCGGTGCGGAACGTTCTAGTGGCATCTTCTGACTGTGTGAAGTTGGGAGACTTCGGCCTGTCTCGCTACattgaggagcaggaggagtacTATAaag CGTCTGTGAGCCGATTGCCTATCAAGTGGATGGCCCCAGAGTCCATCAACTTCAGACGGTTCACCTCTGCTAGTGATGTCTGGATGTTTG gcgtgtgtgtgtgggaggtgctgTCTGTGGGGCAGCAGCCGTTCTTCTGGCTACAGAACGGGGAGGTGATCAaccagctggaggtaggggtgcgtctgccccagccccccctctgccccgggGAGCTCTACTCCCTGCTGACGCAGTGCTGGAGCTATGACCCCCACACACGGCCCCGCTTCACAAAGGTGGTCTGTGAGCTCAG tgatatATACAGGAAGATGGAAAAGCAGCAGGaaggtgacaggatgacagaaGCCCCCCCTAAG CCATCAAGGCCATCAAAGCCACCTGGTGTCCATGGGAACACTCTCCCTCCGGGCATGCGGATGGAG agacTAGGGTCTCTGCGTGGAAGCTCCGCTGCGCTCAATAGCTCCTCATGCGGTTGGAACACTGGTGGCTCCCTCCCACGGTCACTGCAGCGACAGATGAGCTTTGG ggagggagaggcagatgaGAGGCAggcgtgggagagagagagggtggaggacacACTGCGAAGACAGAAGCAGGAAATGCAATCTGACAAGCGGtggctggagcaggaggagaggctgcta GATCCATCTGTTAAACCAGATTTGGAGGTTCCTATg ctgccagagagggagacaggaggagcag GTGCTCCAGAGAAGCCTCCTAAGCCAGCAAGCCAACAG CAGATGCCCACTGCTGAGCTGGACCGATCAGGTGACCAGGTGTACCTTGGTGTCATGGCGATGGTGAAGGACGTGGTTGAGCTGAAGAACAAAGTCAACACACTGCCGGCCTCAGAGTATCCCAACGCTGTGAAG GCGGTGGCTTTAACTCTTCGTAGTTTGATTTGTAGTGTTGATGAGATCCTGCCATCCCTGCACAGCTCTGTAAGGACAGAG ATTGAGGGCACTGAGAGACTGCTGAATAAAGACCTGGGGGAGCTGATCAGTAAGATGCGATTGGCCCAGCAGAactctgtgacatcactgaAGGAGGAGTGCTGCAAGCAGATGCTTTCCGCCGCCCACACGCTGGCACTGGACTCTAAGAACCTGCTGGACGCCGTGGACCAGGCCCGGGTCAGAGCCAACCTGGCCAGACCAACGCCAGACTCACCGGGGCCAGACTCACCGAGGCCAGACTCACCAGGGCCAGACCCACCGGGGACAGACTCAGCCCAACCAAGTGCCACGGTTCTATGA
- the ptk2ba gene encoding protein-tyrosine kinase 2-beta isoform X2, producing the protein MSGDTATLSWRNVEPTSQSKLLDPTKTVAGNNTPAKIIKVCFTSNGSILGKNFKLVRCEDGWTIRAVVGAVLSSGCIGAGIRHAHCYGLLLKHLKSSEEHWLHPDLTVSELALRYQQQHLEAEWRYDLRIRYIPAEFMAKFKEDKTTMTFFYQQVRSDYMQHHASKVSDGMALQLGCLEIRRFYKDMNPNGLEKKTNFELLDVCLSPFRKDVGLDLFFPRELIDSMKPKHLRKLVQQTFQGYSSLQEDQCMDRFFTALATCHDYTHESFACELVQDWKLAVDLVIGSAGVCHRADKSSVPVCLASFSQIQSIKCSQQEDNRGLLTVGIKESKQPLLVNTPSLATTENMADLIDGYCRLVNSTEASVIVRTCKRRVSNIALPAIPTCRSKEDSSVSVHGRRVGSEIYAEIPEGKEDRESRFRLSRDDIIVGRILGEGFFGEVHDGMYKSPTGERVRVAVKTCKDCSDEVKEKFLSEAVLMKSLDHPHIVRLIGAIEEDPVWIVMELYECGELGNYLVEKQHSLSRVTLVLYSLQICKALAYLEGLNMVHRDIAVRNVLVASSDCVKLGDFGLSRYIEEQEEYYKASVSRLPIKWMAPESINFRRFTSASDVWMFGVCVWEVLSVGQQPFFWLQNGEVINQLEVGVRLPQPPLCPGELYSLLTQCWSYDPHTRPRFTKVVCELSDIYRKMEKQQEGDRMTEAPPKPSRPSKPPGVHGNTLPPGMRMERLGSLRGSSAALNSSSCGWNTGGSLPRSLQRQMSFGGEADERQAWERERVEDTLRRQKQEMQSDKRWLEQEERLLDPSVKPDLEVPMLPERETGGAGAPEKPPKPASQQQMPTAELDRSGDQVYLGVMAMVKDVVELKNKVNTLPASEYPNAVKAVALTLRSLICSVDEILPSLHSSVRTEIEGTERLLNKDLGELISKMRLAQQNSVTSLKEECCKQMLSAAHTLALDSKNLLDAVDQARVRANLARPTPDSPGPDSPRPDSPGPDPPGTDSAQPSATVL; encoded by the exons ATGTCGGGGGACACCGCCACCCTGTCCTGGAGGAATGTTGAGCCAACCAGCCAATCAAAGCTGTTAGACCCCACAAAGACGGTTGCCGGTAACAACACTCCAGCGAAGATCATCAAAGTGTGTTTCACCAGCAACGGCTCCATCCTGGGGAAGAACTTTAAACTGGTCCGGTGTGAGGATGGATGGACCATCAGG GCTGTGGTGGGTGCGGTGTTGTCCAGCGGGTGTATCGGAGCGGGGATTCGCCACGCACACTGCTACGGCCTCCTGCTCAAACACCTCAAGTCCAGCGAGGAGCACTGGCTGCACCCTGACCTCACTGTGTCAGAGCTCGCCCTGCGCTACCAGCAGCAGCACCTGGAGGCCGAGTggag atatGATCTGAGGATAAGGTACATCCCAGCTGAATTTATGGCGAAGTTTAAAGAGGACAAAACCACCATGACGTTCTTCTACCAACAG gtgcGTAGTGACTACATGCAGCACCATGCCAGTAAAGTGAGTGATGGCATGGCCTTGCAGTTAGGCTGTCTGGAGATTAG GAGATTCTATAAGGATATGAACCCCAACGGACTGGAAAAGAAGACCAATTTCGAACTACTGGA tgtgtgtttatctcctTTCAGAAAGGATGTGGGTCTTGATTTATTTTTTCCCAGGGAGTTAATAGACAGCATGAAG CCTAAGCACCTCCGTAAGCTGGTGCAGCAGACGTTCCAGGGCTACTCCAGCCTGCAGGAGGACCAGTGCATGGATCGCTTCTTCACCGCGCTGGCCACCTGCCACGACTACACACATGAGAGCTTCGCCTGCGAACTGGTG CAAGATTGGAAACTGGCAGTAGACCTGGTCATTGGTTCTGCAGGGGTCTGCCATCGTGCTGACAAAAGCTCTGTG cctgtttGCTTGGCCAGTTTCTCTCAGATACAAAGTATTAAATGTTCCCAGCAAGAAGACAACAGAGGACTGCTCACAGTCGGTATCAAGGAATCCAAACAG cCTCTGCTGGTGAACACGCCCTCTTTGGCCACAACTGAGAACATGGCTGACCTCATAGATGGTTACTGTCGCCTGGTGAACTCCACGGAGGCCTCTGTCATAGTCAGGACGTGCAAGAGGAGAGTGTCCAATATCGCTCTACCTGCCATCCCCacatg CAGGAGCAAGGAGGACTCTAGTGTAAGTGTTCACGGACGCCGTGTGG GTTCTGAGATCTACGCTGAGATCCCAGAAGGTAAAGAAGACCGTG agagCAGGTTCCGCCTGTCTAGAGATGACATCATTGTGGGACGCATCCTGGGGGAGGGCTTCTTTGGAGAGGTGCATGATGGGATGTATAAAAGCCCA acaggggagagagttcGAGTAGCAGTGAAGACGTGTAAGGACTGTAGTGACGAGGTGAAGGAGAAGTTTCTGAGTGAGGCTG TGTTGATGAAGAGTCTGGACCACCCCCACATCGTGCGCCTGATTGGGGCGATCGAAGAGGACCCTGTGTGGATCGTCATGGAGCTCTATGAatgtggggag ttggGGAACTACTTGGTTGAGAAGCAGCACAGTCTGAGCAGGGTGACTCTGGTCCTCTACAGTCTGCAGATCTGCAAAGCTCTGGCCTACCTGGAGGGCCTTAACATGGTGcacag AGACATAGCGGTGCGGAACGTTCTAGTGGCATCTTCTGACTGTGTGAAGTTGGGAGACTTCGGCCTGTCTCGCTACattgaggagcaggaggagtacTATAaag CGTCTGTGAGCCGATTGCCTATCAAGTGGATGGCCCCAGAGTCCATCAACTTCAGACGGTTCACCTCTGCTAGTGATGTCTGGATGTTTG gcgtgtgtgtgtgggaggtgctgTCTGTGGGGCAGCAGCCGTTCTTCTGGCTACAGAACGGGGAGGTGATCAaccagctggaggtaggggtgcgtctgccccagccccccctctgccccgggGAGCTCTACTCCCTGCTGACGCAGTGCTGGAGCTATGACCCCCACACACGGCCCCGCTTCACAAAGGTGGTCTGTGAGCTCAG tgatatATACAGGAAGATGGAAAAGCAGCAGGaaggtgacaggatgacagaaGCCCCCCCTAAG CCATCAAGGCCATCAAAGCCACCTGGTGTCCATGGGAACACTCTCCCTCCGGGCATGCGGATGGAG agacTAGGGTCTCTGCGTGGAAGCTCCGCTGCGCTCAATAGCTCCTCATGCGGTTGGAACACTGGTGGCTCCCTCCCACGGTCACTGCAGCGACAGATGAGCTTTGGG ggagaggcagatgaGAGGCAggcgtgggagagagagagggtggaggacacACTGCGAAGACAGAAGCAGGAAATGCAATCTGACAAGCGGtggctggagcaggaggagaggctgcta GATCCATCTGTTAAACCAGATTTGGAGGTTCCTATg ctgccagagagggagacaggaggagcag GTGCTCCAGAGAAGCCTCCTAAGCCAGCAAGCCAACAG CAGATGCCCACTGCTGAGCTGGACCGATCAGGTGACCAGGTGTACCTTGGTGTCATGGCGATGGTGAAGGACGTGGTTGAGCTGAAGAACAAAGTCAACACACTGCCGGCCTCAGAGTATCCCAACGCTGTGAAG GCGGTGGCTTTAACTCTTCGTAGTTTGATTTGTAGTGTTGATGAGATCCTGCCATCCCTGCACAGCTCTGTAAGGACAGAG ATTGAGGGCACTGAGAGACTGCTGAATAAAGACCTGGGGGAGCTGATCAGTAAGATGCGATTGGCCCAGCAGAactctgtgacatcactgaAGGAGGAGTGCTGCAAGCAGATGCTTTCCGCCGCCCACACGCTGGCACTGGACTCTAAGAACCTGCTGGACGCCGTGGACCAGGCCCGGGTCAGAGCCAACCTGGCCAGACCAACGCCAGACTCACCGGGGCCAGACTCACCGAGGCCAGACTCACCAGGGCCAGACCCACCGGGGACAGACTCAGCCCAACCAAGTGCCACGGTTCTATGA